One Palaemon carinicauda isolate YSFRI2023 chromosome 5, ASM3689809v2, whole genome shotgun sequence DNA window includes the following coding sequences:
- the LOC137641197 gene encoding uncharacterized protein, translating into MSADDLIFFSAFQRDHVLLQSSTHAVPQKGGRKFDLTHDKEEARFTVANNFYVDDCLRAEDRKDALLVNLLEVKELCKKGGFTLTKFSSPCVEVMSSIPREWYSRSTSEFKEGSESHKTKALGVQWDLATDELGVRAELISVPRTKRDLLSAIASIYDPLGILAPVLIEGRVIMQDLCRLKIAWDMELDTDTMDRIKAWAKRLSQTSGTSVPRSLKVIPWESATLVQLHLFSDASVRALRVVAYLRVSDPWGNVSCRFIMGKARVAPLKHVSVPRLELSAAVLALRLGNTILTMIDFRVDGVYYWTDSTTVLRYIRNDQARYQTFVANRVSMIREGSDQKEWRYVNSGENPADDATRSKQSERWKKGPEFLLKGECFWPTEPAQMSDGVEGLEVKREIRPTGTRGFQIISFRIGMDIRQTAWERLIGTVRRVLDIVLGTQKLDYEGLCTLFCEVEATVNSRPLTVVTSDN; encoded by the exons ATGTCGGCAGACGACTTGATCTTcttctcagctttccagagggaccACGTGCTTCTTCAGAGTTCCACCCACGCTGTACCACAAAAGGGGGGACGAAAATTTGACT TGACACACGACAAAGAGGAAGCACGGTTCacagttgccaacaatttttatgtagatgactgcttgagagccgaggatcgcaaagatgcactgttagtcaatttgttGGAGGTTAAAGAGCTCTGCAAGAAAGGGGGGTTTACATTGACAAAGTTCAGCAGCCCTTGCGTGGAGGTTATGTCATCGATCCCTagggagtggtacagtaggagCACCTCAGAGTTTAAAGAGggatcagagtcacataagacaaaggctttgggagtgcagtgggacttggccactgatgaattgggtgtccgCGCAGAGCTAATATCAGTCCCAAGGACTAAGCGGGACCTGTTGTCAGCCATAGCCTCGATTTACGATCCACTCGGGatattggcgccagttttaatcgagggtagggtcatcatgcaggacctctgccgattaaagatagcCTGGGACATGGAGTTGGACACTGACACTATGGACCGTATCAAGGCGTGGGCAAAGAGGCTGAGCCAGACCAGCGGGACCAGTGTGCCcagaagcctgaaggttattccatgggaatcagccaccctagtacagttgcatttgttctcagatgcaagcgtCAGGGCTTTGAgagtagtggcatacttgcgggtctcggatccgtggggaaacgtatcttgcagattcatcatgggaaaggcaagggtagcaccaTTGAAGCATGTTTCGGTGCCCCGCCTAGAACTTAGTGCAGCGGTGCTGGCCTTAAGACTAGGAAACActattctgaccatgatagatttcagggtagatggggtctattattggacTGACTCAACGACCGTCTTGCGCTATATTAGGAACGATCAggccagataccagacatttgtggcaaaccgtgtctctatgataagggagggcagtgatcagaaagagtggaggtaCGTTAACTCTGGGGAgaacccagcagacgatgcaacacgttccaagcagtctgaaaggtggaaaaaaggtccggagtttctgttgaagggggagtgtttctggccaactgagccagctcaaatgtcagatggtgtggaGGGATTGGAGGTTAAGCGTGAGATACgaccaacaggaactagaggctTCCAAATAATTAGTTTCAGGATTGGGATGGACATAAGGCAAACAG catgggagcggttgataggtaccgtgaggagggtcttagatatagtcttggggacacagAAATTGGATTATGAAGGGCTGTGTACGctcttttgtgaagtggaggcaacggttaacagcagaccccttactgtcgtcacctcagacaattga
- the LOC137641196 gene encoding uncharacterized protein: MHLNTEAPEIGLSGCRCSGENEQRDLSNREIMQALISCNLKSLIPKQDIVKFDGDRTKYFKFIRSFDEVFSSQLTNDKERLRYLDLYTTGMPNDIVASCIHLEASEGYKQARKLLEERYGNLEQIATAFVEKIIKWKYIRENNAEEYDEYSVALKTCRNAISCVPYGIAELQNPKTMRLIISKFSLGVQTRWWRVADKINEKKKRTVSFDDLEVEVVQGAEVVQEVEVIGSEHSNRALVAQEEGTHNKIAMFRATLGSTERQDVKVNVETINGVGEVACSLVSGLSVLDYEGKTCITLPPVLSAPRIPIDECDVVRSRDLERWPHLREIYIPEVEAEDKGRQEHVNKIQVTSKRLELDRMLVESYNREYDDVASNRREMSAEDRKWLEIIEKGVRKKGRTYEVPLPLRGNHGPLPETRDIALRRMHSLRKKLVKDGNYAKQYSAFMREMQQKGYAERVTAASQGNVWYIHHSGVQHPDKPDKVRVVFDCASKVEGISLNDLLLQGPDMMNSLLGK; this comes from the exons ATGCATTTGAATACAGAAGCGCCCGAGATTGGGTTAAGTGGATGCCGTTGCTCGGGCGAGAATGAGCAAAGGGACTTGAGCAATAGGGAAATCATGCAGGCGCTAATCTCTTGCAACCTTAAAAGCTTGATACCCAAGCAGGATATTGTTAAGTTTGATGGGGATcgtacaaagtattttaagttcattcgctcatttgatgaagtctttagtagccagttgacgaatgataaggaaaggctaaggtatctggatttatacacgacagGCATGCCAAACGATATTGTAGCATCTTGCATCCACTTGGAAGCTTCAGAAggctataagcaggcaaggaagttgctggaggagcgATATGGAAACCTAGAACAGATAGCCACCGCGTTTGTGGAAAAGATCATTAAATGGAAATATATTAGGGAAAACAACGCGGAAGAGTATGACGAGTACTCGGTGGCACTCAAAACTTGCAGAAATGCAATTTCGTGCGTCCCTTATGGCAttgccgaattacaaaatccaaaaacaatgaggttGATCATTAGCAAGTTCTCCTTAGGGGTGCAGACTCGATGGTGGAGAGTTGCTGataagattaatgaaaaaaaaaagaggactgtGTCGTTTGATGATTTG gaagtagaagtggtccaaggagcagaagtggtccaagaagtagaagtGATAGGATCTGAGCACTCAAatagagccttagtggctcaggaggaaggaacacataacaaaattgctatgttcagggcg acTCTCGGCAGCACTGAGAGGCAGGacgttaaggtgaatgttgaaaccatcaacggagtaggggaagttgcatgcagtctagtctcgggattgtcagtattggactatgagggcaagacttgcattacactcCCCCCGGTGTTGAGTGCCCCTCGCATACCGATTGATGAGTGCGATGTGGTCAGGTCCAGAGATCTGGAACGATGGCCACACTTGCGAGAGATTTACATCCCAGAGGTAGAAGCTGAg gacaaagggagacaagagcatgtcaataagatccaagtgacaagcaagcgcCTTGAGTTAGACCGCATGCTGGTGGAGAGTTACAATCGCgagtatgacgatgttgcatctaacagaagggaaatgtctgcagaggacaggaaatggctagagataatagagaaaggggttagaaagaaaggaagaacttACGAGGTACCATTGCCTCTGCGTGGCAATCATGGGCCattgccagaaacaagggacatcgcattgcgccgtatgcacagccttcgtaagaagctagtgaaggatggtaactacgctaagcagtatagtgccttcatgagagagatgcaacagaaaggctatgctgagcGAGTGACTGCAGCCAGCCAGGGAAATGTGTGGTACATTCATCATTCtggtgtgcaacatccagacaagccagacaaggtccgtgttgtatttgactgtgcaagcaaggtggagggtaTATCCTTAAATGACCTACTcttgcagggacctgatatgatgaactctctgttgg gcaaatag